The bacterium genomic interval TGATCACGACGTGGGCCGGCTCGCCGGCTTCGAGCATCCGCGGCACGAAGCTCCTCACGCAGTGGATCGGCCCCCAGAGATTCACGCCGAAGACCCAGGCGAAGTCCTCGAGCGGGCGCTCCCAGGCGGGGCCGACCTCCTGCATGACGCCCGCGTTCGCGAAGACGAGCTGGACGCCGCCGAAGCGCGCGACGGCGGCCTCGGCCAGCGCCTCGACCGCGTCGGCGTTCGACACGTCGGTCACGACGCCGATCGCTTCCGCGCCGTCGGTTTCGAGCTCGGCGACGGCCTTCGCGAGGGCCGCTTCCTCGACGTCCGAGAGGACGAGGCGCACGCCCTCGCGAGCGAGGCGGTCGCAGAGGGCGCGCCCGATTCCACTGGCGGCACCGGTCACGACGGCGACGCGATTTTCGAGATCCTTCATCGGAGGCTCCGTTCAGGTCGTGGGGAGATGGGTCAGGGAGCGGACAGGACGCGTAGGATGACGTGCATCCAGACGGGGATCACGAGGACCCAGTAGGCGGCCATCCAGGTCACCCCGATGATTCCGCCCCAGGCCTCGCTCGACGTGGCGCGCTCGCGCACGAAGAGCGTCGCACGCACGCGTTGCGAGATCGAGGTGTCCCCGCCGCCCGGAGCGGGATCTCGTTCCTGCTCCCGCGCTTCCCGAACCAGGAAGCGCAGGTGGAACAGCTGCCAGGGCAGGTAGCCCGCACCGAAGACCAGCGCGAGGACGAGCAGACTACGGGTCCCGGCATCCGTCGGGTCGTCGAAGAAGAGCCAGCCCGCGCCGACGGTGTGGCCGGCGAAGAGCACGAGCCAGCCGATCTCCTCGTAGACGTAGAGCCGGTAGCGGTCGGTCAGGATCGCGGTCCAGACGAAGCCCTGGGAGATCGTCGCAGCGGCGACCATGAAGATCGCGATCGCCTGAACGCCAGGACGACCGGTCGGGTCGAGACGCATCAGGGCGACGGCGAAGAACGAGACGTACGCGACCTCGGAGAAGGTCGCGAGGACACGGGTCACGAACGCGGAGGAAAGGACCGTGTCGTGGAGGACGACGTTGCCTTCGTAGCGGTTGGGGAGGCAGCATCGCCACGCGGAAACGGCGAAGAGGATCGCGCCGGGGATCACGAGAAGCGGGTCGCGTCGGTCGGCCGGGATCGAGAGTGCGTGGATCAGGAATGCGACGTTCGTGATCGTGCCGAGCTTCAGCGCGTGGAGGAAGGGCGTGAGGTCGGCGTTCATCTGGCTTCGACGTCCCTTCCCCGCGTCGCCTCGGGCGGTGCGAATCGCGGTCGCGCCGACCGGCTCGCCCGATGCGAATCGCCGATGCTAGCCCGCGCGCGTTCAGGTCGCGTCTCGAGGGACCCCGATGGCGGGTCGGCAGTCTCGTCGCTACTGATGGACGCATGGTGAGCCTTCCGGTCCCGCCGCCGCTTCGCCCCTTCGTGTCGAGTCTCTGGGCCTCGACCGGCGAGACGCGGCATCCGAGGGGGACCACGGTGGAGCGGATGCTTCCGACCGGATCGATGCACCTGGTGATCCGCCTGGATCCGGCGCCGCTGCGGATCCTCGAAGACGGGCGGCGGCAGGCGCTTCCCTTCGCCCTCGTCGGGGGAGCGCGGGCGGCGCCGTACCTGAAGGACGTGGCGACGCCGGTCGCGTCCGTGGGGGCGATGCTTCGGCCGGGTGCGGCCGCCGCGTTCTTCGGCGAGTCCGCCGAAGCGCTCGCGGAGAAGCACACGCCTCTCGAAGCGTTGTGGGGACGCGACGTCGACCGGATCGCGAACCGGTTGATCGATCTGCCCGGACCGCGCGCGCGGCTCGAGGCATTCGCCGACGAGCTTCGGGCGCGGTCGCCACGCGTGCGCGGGGTCCATCCGGCGATCGCCCTCGCCCTCGAAGCAGTCGGGCGCGACGTGGTGCGGGTGGAGGACCTGTCGAAGCTGGCAGGCGTCGGTCCGCGCCGCTTCGGCCGCCTCTTTCGCGAGGACGTCGGCCTCGCGCCGAAGCGCTGGCTTCGCCTGCGCCGGTTCCAGCGGACCCTCGGGCTCGCGTCGCGCGCAGAGATCGATTGGGCGCGGGCTGCCGTCGATCTCGGATACGCGGACCAGCCTCATCTGGCCCGC includes:
- a CDS encoding AraC family transcriptional regulator, producing MVSLPVPPPLRPFVSSLWASTGETRHPRGTTVERMLPTGSMHLVIRLDPAPLRILEDGRRQALPFALVGGARAAPYLKDVATPVASVGAMLRPGAAAAFFGESAEALAEKHTPLEALWGRDVDRIANRLIDLPGPRARLEAFADELRARSPRVRGVHPAIALALEAVGRDVVRVEDLSKLAGVGPRRFGRLFREDVGLAPKRWLRLRRFQRTLGLASRAEIDWARAAVDLGYADQPHLAREFRAFSGLTLGEYRRRAPWSANHVPEGADLDR